Genomic DNA from Podospora pseudoanserina strain CBS 124.78 chromosome 4, whole genome shotgun sequence:
GCCACCGTCAAACACAAAACCCAAGGACCCCCTCACTTACACTGACTGGCaagaagctcctcctccccttcactGACACAAGCACATCTGGACCGCCGCCGACGGGAGGGACGTCTTGTTGCAGCCCAGACAggccacaccacaccacacaccgTTTACTTTCCGtcgtcgctgctgctgccattTCATTCCATAAATACAAATTgcgaccgaccgaccgacctACCAGCGGGAACCGGCCatatctttttctttttaaaaaaGCTCGACTGAATCCCCCCTCAGCCCGCATCCCCCATCCTTTGTCCTTGACTCCTTTTTGCCCGACCACGATAAACAAGgaacacacatacacacacaactCCCAGATCAAACTTCAATTTTTGACTATCCTAAGAAACTTGGCCTCCTTTTATCCTATCAACTGCTACACATTAGAAACTCTTGACCCCCCCATTTCCATTTCACCGCGACGTGTGCGGTCTCCTTGGCCACGGCATTCCCGGTTATcccaacaaaagaaaaccccatcatcctaACCATCAAGTCCGTACGGCCGGTGTCCCGTTTCTGGAGTGCACACACGCGACGACCCCGCCGCTTCTACCTTAGCTCCCATTCTAGTACCTAACACTACGAGCTTGTTGTACCTCTGCTACCCTAGCTTCGCAGCTGTCACAGGACGAACCGAGCTACCATCAGACCGAAAGCTTCTGCTTTCTTGTCGTCACGGGACTTTCTAGCGACCGAAGATCACAACGTTCTGTTTTTCTAGGGGAATTATACCGATACTTACTGTACCTTTCATCTCCAGGTAGGTTATTGCTTTCTTCACATGGCATCTTATACAAGACTGGTTGGGACCCTGGGATATATTGCCGACCCCTACTCCCGCACTTACACATGGGATCGAGCTCCACCAAACCCGCGGCCCCGAGACGGCTCTAAAGTTTCCCGGGGCTTGATGCCGGACAGTCGCCCCTTCGTTTTCCGAGACTTTGGCCAACTCGAACCAAACAAAGTGACGAAAAGCCCGCGACCGCAAGCCCGCGACCGCACGCCCACCACGCCGAGCGCTTGTTGCCGACAAAACCGGGGGCAGGGGGGGCCCCGCTCCCCTTCTTGGCGCCGTCAACAACTCACTGgaaccaaaaccaccatgACGGCACTGACGTCGGCTGgtcacccccccttccccccatgCGTCCGGGGGACGAGTTGATTGCCGGATTCTTGCCCGGGTGGATTTTCTGCACATCTtaccaaaaagaagaacaaacCAGGTCGGCTAACTTGATGTGTGTGAAGagtgtgttgttgtgcttCGCGCTTTGAAAGGACTGCCTATTCGACCGTGTACGTTTACCGAATCGCGAGCTGCTTGCTCTACCACTTGCTTTGTGATATAATAAGTTGGGGTAAAAGGTTTCAACTTGGAAAGCAAAAACAAGAGCTGGTCAGCaaccctttttttctcctcccctttccttaaccactccctcaccattGTTTTGGTTTATATTTGCCTGTTGTTGGTCTTTTTGCCGTTTTTGAATACAACAACGCCGGCCGCCCGTCATGTCCTCATTCAAGCAAGAAGCTGAAGTTGGTCGGACTAGGGGACCCGAAGCAATGGGATCAATGAAGAacgacaacctccccgccgccagcGATTTCCTCCACACGCCCCTCGTCCGGGCGGCGCTTCCTTTTATCAATGGCGGCCTCAGCGGGATGGTTGCCACGACGGTGATTCAGCCCGTCGACATGATCAAGGTGCGCATCCAGCTTGCGGGCGAgggtgtggctggtggaCCGAAGCCGACGCCCATCTCGGTGACTCGCGACATCTTGGCCAGCGGAAAGGCGCTCGATTTGTATACCGGGCTCTCGGCCGGTCTGCTCAGACAGGCCGTGTACACGACCGCCCGCATTGGGTTTTTCGACACCTTTATGGGCAGCCTGTCGGCCCGGGCCAAGGCGAACGGAAAGCAGGTTGGCTTTTCGGAGCGTGCCACTGCTGGTTTGTCGGCCGGTGGTCTGGCTGCCATGCTGGGCAACCCGGCCGATCTGGCGTTGATCCGCATGCAGAGTGATGGGTTGAAGCCGGTGGCCGAAAGGAAGAATTACAAGTCTGTGATTGATGCCCTCACTTCGATTGCGAAGAGCGAGGGCGTTGGCGCTCTTTGGGCCGGTGCGGCTCCGACGGTGGTGCGTGCCATGGCGCTCAACTTTGGGCAGCTGGCTTTCTTCAGCGAGGCCAAGGCGCAGCTGAAGCAGCGGACGCAGTGGTCGGCCAATGCTCAGACTCTGACGGCCAGCGCAGTGGCTGGGTTCTTTGCTTCGTTTTTCTCGTTGCCGTTTGACTTTGTCAAGACGAGGTTGCAGAAGCAGTCGAGGGGGCCGGATGGGAAGCTGCCTTACAAGAGCATGGTGGATTGCTTTGCCAAGGTGGCGAagcaggagggggtgatgaggtttTATAGAGGGTTTGGGACGTATTATGTGAGGATTGCGCCGCATGCGTAAGTGATTCGTCCCTGGGTGAAGATGACGGTCTTTTGAGACGATGCTGACTGGTGTGTTGTATAGGATGGTCACTTTGATTGTGGCTGATTACCTTGGGTGGCTGACCAAATAagagggagggtgatgggtgatgggagaTGGATAATGGGGGATGCGGTTGTGGGTGTTGGTTGCGTTGGTTTCCTATATAATCATTGTCAGGGTGCATCAagagttttctttttttgtctctGGCGTTGCTTGGAATTTTCATGTTGGTTTTCTTGTTTTGGAGGGTATcagtttgttttttttggttcttttttgttttttttgtttttttgtttttataCTTAGGTATACCATGGGCCTTTGGTGTGAGTGTGAGAGAGACGAGGCTGTATATAGTTGGTTATTATTCACAATCCGAGATTGAGCTGGTGTATGAAAAGTACGAgagatgttgttggtgatgggtaaTGGTGATGTTTAATattggtgatggtgagattGGAGATTGATAGATAATGCACGGGCCACGTTCCCTTATTCGAGCCAAATTCTTTGCCGGTAAAACATCGGAGTTGATTGGATAAGGAAATGCAGGGACGGGACGTGCACGGGCTTCTTTGATGATCGGGGGCAGGAGGTGCAACTGTGGGGAATCTCCAACCGAGcgaagctgctgctccctccATGAATAAGTTTGggtggtttttgtttctttttttgcctGCACATTTCCACGCTCGGATttgcttctttctttcttttatgATTTTGGCGGGCTTAAGCATTGATTTGGCAGGCAGTTCTTTTATTCTTTTGTTGAGTGACAGTTTTGAAGCAGAAAATGTGAGCTTGAGGGAAAGCAagccagcaagcaagcaagcaagcaagcagcaaagcaaaaaaCCTAAGTTATGGATCCAGATTGGAACgaggtgagttttttttcttttttttttctctcttgttgttgcgtgagagagagagtgtgtgtgtgtgtgtgttgttgttcttgttgttcttgctcttgttgttcttgttcttgttgttgttgttgttgttgttgttgttgttgttgttgttgttgttgttgttgttgttgttgttgttgttgttgttgttgttgttgttgttgttgttgttgttgttgtagtctTTTGATATTGAGCTGGGATATGGGttgaaagaagaaaagggaagagTGGAGTTGAGTGTGGATGATGCCCCGCCATGAAgttgttgctggctggctgctggctggctgggggggagaagggaatCACGACTCGACTCTCGCGACCTGCACTTTTAGACGCGACGGGGGAAGAGAATATGTTTGGGGAttgagagagaaagggaCCAGATGGCTAATTACTTTTCCGACTGGACGCCACAGGTCAACCGCATCACCTACCCGGTGCCGATGCCGAATGATTTCAGgcatcccaccacccatccgTCGGCGCATCCGCATTCGCATCATGGAGGTTTACATCAGGGGGTTGTCGGTCAGGGTTATGGAGGGGggcctccgccgccaccggggataggtggaggggggattgtagggggtgttggggtggt
This window encodes:
- the MIC33 gene encoding putative mitochondrial 2-oxoglutarate/malate carrier protein (COG:C; EggNog:ENOG503NWP1), with product MSSFKQEAEVGRTRGPEAMGSMKNDNLPAASDFLHTPLVRAALPFINGGLSGMVATTVIQPVDMIKVRIQLAGEGVAGGPKPTPISVTRDILASGKALDLYTGLSAGLLRQAVYTTARIGFFDTFMGSLSARAKANGKQVGFSERATAGLSAGGLAAMLGNPADLALIRMQSDGLKPVAERKNYKSVIDALTSIAKSEGVGALWAGAAPTVVRAMALNFGQLAFFSEAKAQLKQRTQWSANAQTLTASAVAGFFASFFSLPFDFVKTRLQKQSRGPDGKLPYKSMVDCFAKVAKQEGVMRFYRGFGTYYVRIAPHAMVTLIVADYLGWLTK